Proteins from one Flavobacterium branchiarum genomic window:
- a CDS encoding Maf-like protein: MLKQKLEKYTLILASGSPRRQQFFKDLDLDFEIRLKDVEEIYPPELKGKEITDYLAVLKADAFDGDLKTNEILITSDTIVWHNDKALGKPKDEEDAFRILKSLSDTTHEVITSVCFKTNAKSVIINDTTKVTFTALSDEAILYYLKNYKPYDKAGAYGIQEWIGFIAVAKIEGSYTNVMGLPTHKVYEYLSTLD; the protein is encoded by the coding sequence ATGCTTAAGCAAAAATTAGAAAAATATACTTTAATACTGGCTTCTGGTTCTCCGAGACGTCAGCAGTTTTTTAAAGACTTAGATTTAGATTTTGAAATCCGATTAAAAGATGTCGAAGAAATATATCCTCCTGAATTAAAAGGAAAGGAAATTACTGATTATTTAGCAGTGCTAAAAGCTGATGCCTTTGATGGAGATTTGAAAACAAACGAAATTCTGATTACAAGCGATACGATTGTTTGGCATAATGACAAAGCTTTGGGTAAACCAAAAGATGAGGAAGACGCTTTTAGAATATTAAAATCGTTATCAGATACAACGCATGAGGTAATTACTTCTGTATGTTTTAAAACTAACGCGAAATCGGTTATTATAAATGATACTACAAAAGTTACCTTTACTGCATTGAGCGATGAAGCCATTTTATATTACCTCAAAAATTACAAACCATACGATAAAGCGGGTGCATACGGAATTCAGGAATGGATTGGTTTTATTGCAGTTGCAAAAATTGAAGGGTCTTATACCAATGTTATGGGCTTACCTACACATAAAGTTTACGAATATTTAAGTACTTTAGATTAA
- a CDS encoding mechanosensitive ion channel domain-containing protein, with amino-acid sequence MTFFTDYAKEIFATGILIATTISIRVIVTQIVKKYAQKEHFQEHRTILIIKYIHLLTNILFIIGLFIVWGVKTDDIFLTVSSIATVIGVAMFAQWSILSNITSGVILFFSFPFKIGDSIKIHDKDFPIEAEIEDINAFHVSLKTKEGEKIIYPNNLLLQKGISIIPANFEDKEFFD; translated from the coding sequence ATGACTTTTTTCACTGATTATGCCAAAGAAATATTTGCAACAGGAATTCTTATCGCTACAACGATTTCAATTAGAGTCATTGTTACTCAAATAGTTAAAAAATATGCCCAAAAAGAGCATTTTCAAGAACATCGAACCATTTTAATAATCAAGTATATTCATTTGCTCACCAATATCTTATTCATAATAGGATTGTTTATTGTTTGGGGGGTAAAAACGGATGATATTTTCCTAACTGTATCTTCTATCGCGACCGTTATTGGAGTAGCGATGTTTGCACAATGGTCTATTTTGAGTAATATTACATCTGGAGTTATTTTGTTTTTCTCCTTTCCATTTAAAATTGGAGATTCCATAAAAATTCATGACAAAGATTTCCCAATCGAGGCTGAAATTGAAGATATAAACGCTTTCCACGTAAGCTTAAAAACGAAAGAAGGTGAAAAAATAATATACCCTAATAATCTGCTTCTGCAAAAAGGAATCTCAATTATACCAGCTAATTTTGAAGACAAAGAGTTTTTTGACTAA
- a CDS encoding AI-2E family transporter produces the protein MESIKLPFYVKLTCVLISLICIGFIFFIGKDIITTILLAFLFSVLLLPLFTLLHTKLRFPHFLASIVTVLIFVLIIIGILTFISFQISDIANDYSIIKKNSITVLNNFQDFIKANFNISAGEQKKYVENVTSDSVKNGGEKITSALGSLSDVLLDCTIIPIFIFLFLLYKKHFILFLAKVFKKEHHNKLKEILTQIKGSINNYIVGLIIEMLVVTILTSLGLYIIGVKYFILLGLITGILNMIPYIGIFIAGVLTVLASLTGTPEISIILGILIVNVIVQLIDNNILVPLIINTKVEINALFSIVGIIIGGGVAGISGMFLAIPLMAILKIIFDRIDYLEPWGYLIGNDLPKKFNWKIKKTKLKE, from the coding sequence ATGGAATCAATTAAACTACCTTTTTACGTAAAACTAACCTGTGTTTTAATAAGTCTAATTTGTATTGGCTTTATATTCTTTATCGGTAAAGATATTATAACGACCATATTACTAGCCTTTTTATTTTCGGTCCTACTATTACCATTATTTACGTTATTGCACACAAAATTACGATTCCCACATTTTCTAGCCTCTATAGTTACAGTTCTTATTTTTGTATTAATTATAATCGGAATACTTACTTTTATATCTTTTCAAATTAGTGATATTGCCAATGATTATTCTATAATAAAGAAAAATTCAATTACTGTTTTAAATAATTTTCAAGACTTTATTAAGGCCAACTTTAATATTAGTGCTGGGGAACAAAAAAAATACGTTGAAAATGTTACTTCTGATTCTGTGAAAAATGGTGGAGAAAAAATAACTTCTGCATTGGGCTCTCTTTCAGATGTTCTTTTAGATTGTACTATAATACCTATTTTCATTTTCCTGTTTTTGTTATATAAGAAGCATTTCATTCTGTTTCTTGCAAAAGTATTCAAGAAAGAGCATCATAATAAATTAAAGGAAATTCTAACTCAAATAAAAGGATCTATAAATAATTACATTGTTGGCCTTATTATAGAAATGCTTGTCGTTACTATATTAACCAGTTTAGGTCTTTACATTATTGGCGTAAAATATTTTATTTTATTAGGGCTTATCACTGGTATATTAAATATGATTCCTTACATAGGAATTTTCATTGCGGGTGTGTTAACTGTTTTGGCATCATTAACTGGAACTCCCGAAATATCAATTATTTTAGGAATTCTTATAGTTAATGTAATTGTTCAGCTTATCGATAACAATATTCTCGTACCTTTAATCATAAACACCAAGGTCGAAATTAATGCGCTCTTCTCAATAGTTGGCATTATTATAGGTGGCGGAGTTGCAGGCATATCAGGAATGTTTTTAGCAATTCCGTTAATGGCAATTCTTAAGATAATTTTTGACAGAATTGATTATCTTGAGCCTTGGGGGTATTTAATAGGGAATGATTTGCCGAAAAAATTTAACTGGAAAATTAAAAAAACAAAATTAAAAGAATAG